AACGTATGATGCCCGCCGCCGGCTTCCAGCGGGTTGATCAGTTCGGCGAATTCGCGATTGCCCTGCTCCAAAGCCCGCAACGCCTCGGCGCCGTCCGCCGGATAAAGATGTTCGGTCGGCCGGGCCGGGTCATAGCGGTAGGTGATATCGAGCATGAATGATTGGGATCAATGAATTGGCTGGAAACAACGATCGTTCCTGAGAGCCGGAAGCGTCAGCGCCCGGAGTGAACTGAAATCGACGCACTTATCCGATTCACTCCGGGCGCTGACGCTTCCGGCTCTTCTGGAATACTGCAACTACTTCTTCTTCACCTGCACCGGCAACTGATCGATTTTGGCGGCGAGGATGAAATCATTTTCGGACAAACCGCCGATGGCGTGCGTCCAGATTTCGATCCAGACGTTGCGATAGCCTTCCAGGTGCAGGTCCGGATGGTGCCCTTCGTCTTCCGACAGCGCTGCCACGCGTTGGAAGAAACCGATCGCTTCCATGAAATTCTTCACCACCCAATCCTTACGAATCCGCTGGGCGTCGTGCGTCAGGCTCCAGCCCGGCAGGTTTTCGAGAAACCCGTCGGCCTGTTTCTTTCCGACCGGCGGCACGCCCCCTTCGCAGGGCACGCAGTTCTTAGAGGTGAGCTGTTCGGCGGATGGAGATGACATCGAAGCGTCCTCCTGTTTTCAATGAAGATTGCAGCATGATGAATGATGAATTGAATGTTGCATTCATCACTCACATCCACCTACCAAATATCCGCCGCGGCCACGCGTTCCGCCGCTTTTTCTTCGCCGTCGCGGGGGCGACATTCCAGGCCGACGAAGCCCGTGTAGCCCAGTTCCTTCGCTTGGCGCAGCACGCGGTTGTAGTGAACTTCGCCGGTGCCCGGCTCGTTGCGGCCAGGGTTGTCGGCGACTTGCAGGTAACCGACCTGGTCGAAGCCATCCTTCAAGCGGCCACAGAGATCTCCTTCGCTGATCTGCATGTGATAAAGATCCCAATTGATCTTCACGTGCGTCGAGTTGACTGCGCGGCAGATGCGGACCGGCTTCTCGCTGCCGTACAGACAATGTCCCTTGTGGTCGACGCGGATGTTCATCGGTTCCAGAATGAGCGTGACGTCGTTCTTCTCCGCGATCGGCGCCGCCATTTTGAGCGCCGTGATGATGTTTTCGTGCATCTGCTCTTGCGACATGCCAGGTTGATCGTTGCCGCCGACGACGGTCATCAGCTTGCAATCGAGTTGCTTCGCCACTTCGCAACCCTTTTCGACGGCTTCGACAAATGCGGCGTGATTCTTCGGGTCGTTCATGCCCGGCTCGAAGCCCCAGGCCGTGAACTGGGCGATGGCGAGGTTCAGCTCTTTCGAGAGTTCGGCGACGGCCTTCAGGTCTTTGTTGTCCCAGGGCCAGAACTCCACGGCCGGAAAGCCCAGCTTGGCCGACGCGCGGAGCCGATCCAGGAACGGCAGGTCGGTGAACCACATCTCGACATTCACGGCGAACTTGGTGTTCGGCGTCTGCCCCGGCAGTTTCCCGGCGACGGCGGCCGACGACGACCGCTCGCCCAACGACATCGCCCCAGCCGCGGCGGCTGAAGCTCCCAAGAACAATCGACGGGATACTGGCGTCATGGCGGGCAATCTCCGTGGGCAATGGAAAGGCGCGATGCGGTTGATTTCGGCCCGATTATAACGCCGGTGAACCGGCGGGAGACAGCGAAATAATTGCCGTTGGCGCGCAATCCCGCCGGGGGTTAAGTTGCGCCCTCCCAGTCACCATTACGCAAAGCCCGCCGAGGTCACGGATGACCCCCAAGCCGTCCAACAAGCCAGTTCTTGAGCAGCCCGCCGTCGCGCGTACGCGGGTGTTGCGATTCGATGCCGCTCAATCGCGTTCGGCCCCGCGGCCCTTCTTGCTGCGCTGGCTTTACCCGGGACGGCGCTAGCCGCACCCTGCAAGGCTTTCGCGAAACTCCCATCCTTCCTGGCTTCACCGGGCGTATGCCCATTCGGGCGCTTTAAATCCTCCGTCACACGCCGAATTTGCGATACGACCGGAAAAACCTGCAAGTCGGGCACAGTTTGACTCGATAAATAGCACGGCAGGAAGCGGCGCTCCGCTTTCCCGCTTGATGCCATTCCATGTCGAGGGGTCCGAGGCATGTCTCTGACATACGTGTCGAAGTGCTCGCTGCTGATGCTGGTCTTGGGCGCGGTCAGTCTGACCGGCTGCGGCGGCTTTACCTTGACTGGCCCGAATATGGGCCCCTTCAACAGTGCGCTCGGCGTGCCGATCCCGGTGAGCCCGTACTTCCAGAAGAAGCCGGAAGACCGGTTCCACATGGAAGAGCGCTATAACCGCGTGCCGATCTTGGGACCGCTCACCGAAGGCGGACCCGTGACCGCGCTCGATCCGCCCAGCGATGACGAAGTCATGCGGGCGCTGGAGGAAATCCACCCGACGCAGGGCGGCATTCCGCTTATCCATGAAGTCCAGCGCAACGACGTGCGGATCGTCAAAGAGCCGATCGCCGACTATATCGATCCGCCGCGCGTCTATCCGCTCATCGGACCGGCGCAACTCCACCATGCCCATTACAAATGCACTGTGTACTACCGCGAGACGACGCGGATCGGCTGGCCGTTGCCGCATACGCTGGAAGACGAGGACTCGCGTGAAGTGATCTACATCGACCACAACCACTTCCATCGTTGCGGCGGAGACGACGGCACGCTGCCGACCGGCACGCCGACGGAATAGTCGCGATGCGAACAATGCAGGGGGGCTGGCCGAACTGAGCGGCGGCGTGCGGCGCGTGGAACACGTTGCCAAACGACGACGCTCGGTTCGCCGCATTTCCGGACACTGCATTGGCGACCTACGACCTTAGCAGCACAGGGCGAACACTCATCGAGCGCGGCAGCCGGGGCGGACCATGTCGGAGACTCGTCAACCGAAGTCAGTTGCACGCGGTGAACAGCCGGCCGCCAGCGCCGGGGTTCCGCCGCGCAAACTCGCCACGGCGCACGCTCTGGCACGCCGACTCAAATTGCGCCCGCGAAAACTGGCCGGCCTGCTGCTGGTGCTCCTCGGCGTCGCATTCGGCGGCGCCCACTCAATCTTCGCGGCCGACGAGATACCCGCCGAAGCGACTGAGGAAGGCGTCGACACCTCGGAACTGCACGTGCCGACCAAAAGTCTGTGGGACATGGTCATGGCCGGCGGACCGACAATGGTTCCGCTCGCAGGCTGTTCTGTGGTGCTGCTGATCTTCGTTTTCGAGCGGGCTGTCAGTTTGCGCCGCGCGCGGATTGCACCGCGGCCGTTCATCAAGCGGTTCTTGCACCAGGTTCGCGAAGGGCAGCTCGATCGCGACGGCGCTCTCGCGCTGTGCGAGGAAAACGGCACGCCGGTCGCCCGCGTGTTTGCGGTCGCGGCCAAGAAATGGGGCCGTTCGTCCGTGGAAATGGAACAGGCCGTGATGGACGCCGGCGAGCGGATTGTCACCAGCCTGCGACGTTACCTGCGCGTGTTAAGCGGACTCCACACGGTGACGCCGCTGATTGGTCTGTTCGGCACAGTGATGGGCATCATCACATCGTTCAACGCGCTGGCGACGAGCGAAGCCCTCGGCAAAGCCGAGATGCTTGCCCAAGGTATCAGCGAAGCGCTGCTGGCGACCGCGGCGGGCCTGACCGTGGCGATCCCGTCGCTGATCGCGTACCTGTATTTCGTCGGCAAGGTCGATCAACTCACGATCGAACTGGACGCCGCGGGCCAAGAACTGATTGGCATCATTTCCGCCGAAGCGATTCAGGAAGCGAAGGGGTTGAGGATCAAGAAGGCGGCGTAATTCGAGCTCCCACCTTTCGCACCATGCCTCTCAAAACGATCCAAGACGAGCCGCCGGCATTGAACTTGACGCCGATGATCGACGTCGTGTTAATGCTGATCGTGTTCTTTCTCGTCGGGACCGAATTCACCGACATGGAACGGCGGCTCAAGCTGGAAGTGCCGCGCGTGGCCGATCGCGGCGCGCTGCAGGTCGCCCCGGCCGCCCGCATCGTCAATGTCTACCAGGACGGCCGGATCACGCTCGATCGCGAGGAGATCACGCTCGAAGAACTCACGCGAACCTTAAGCCACGCTCGAAAACAATATGGGTCGCAAGGCGTGATCGTCCGCGGCGACGGCTCCGGAC
This DNA window, taken from Planctomycetia bacterium, encodes the following:
- a CDS encoding 4a-hydroxytetrahydrobiopterin dehydratase, with translation MSSPSAEQLTSKNCVPCEGGVPPVGKKQADGFLENLPGWSLTHDAQRIRKDWVVKNFMEAIGFFQRVAALSEDEGHHPDLHLEGYRNVWIEIWTHAIGGLSENDFILAAKIDQLPVQVKKK
- a CDS encoding TIM barrel protein — its product is MTPVSRRLFLGASAAAAGAMSLGERSSSAAVAGKLPGQTPNTKFAVNVEMWFTDLPFLDRLRASAKLGFPAVEFWPWDNKDLKAVAELSKELNLAIAQFTAWGFEPGMNDPKNHAAFVEAVEKGCEVAKQLDCKLMTVVGGNDQPGMSQEQMHENIITALKMAAPIAEKNDVTLILEPMNIRVDHKGHCLYGSEKPVRICRAVNSTHVKINWDLYHMQISEGDLCGRLKDGFDQVGYLQVADNPGRNEPGTGEVHYNRVLRQAKELGYTGFVGLECRPRDGEEKAAERVAAADIW
- a CDS encoding biopolymer transporter ExbD yields the protein MPLKTIQDEPPALNLTPMIDVVLMLIVFFLVGTEFTDMERRLKLEVPRVADRGALQVAPAARIVNVYQDGRITLDREEITLEELTRTLSHARKQYGSQGVIVRGDGSGRVDRVVAVLNACRQAGIDDLGISVRIGESMRR
- a CDS encoding MotA/TolQ/ExbB proton channel family protein, which encodes MSETRQPKSVARGEQPAASAGVPPRKLATAHALARRLKLRPRKLAGLLLVLLGVAFGGAHSIFAADEIPAEATEEGVDTSELHVPTKSLWDMVMAGGPTMVPLAGCSVVLLIFVFERAVSLRRARIAPRPFIKRFLHQVREGQLDRDGALALCEENGTPVARVFAVAAKKWGRSSVEMEQAVMDAGERIVTSLRRYLRVLSGLHTVTPLIGLFGTVMGIITSFNALATSEALGKAEMLAQGISEALLATAAGLTVAIPSLIAYLYFVGKVDQLTIELDAAGQELIGIISAEAIQEAKGLRIKKAA